The Synergistota bacterium genome includes a region encoding these proteins:
- a CDS encoding ABC transporter ATP-binding protein, which translates to MGQILKVEGLTKDFGGLRALSNYALSLEEGELVGLIGPNGAGKTTVFNLLTGVIKPTAGRICFRGVDITGKRPDKIAALGMSRTFQNIRLFGALSVIDNLKVAYHMHRRYGLVSALLGFSSFKREEMEIEQRALELLELFDIERYKDRRADSLPYGDQRKVEIVRALMTGPELLLLDEPACGMNPQETEELMELIKRIREEFSLTIFLIEHDMKVVMGICERIQVLNKGELLAEGKPEEIRENPKVIEAYLGRRKSVA; encoded by the coding sequence ATGGGTCAAATTCTTAAAGTAGAAGGTCTCACTAAGGATTTTGGGGGCTTAAGAGCTCTTTCAAATTATGCTCTTTCCCTGGAGGAAGGGGAGCTGGTTGGTCTTATAGGGCCTAATGGGGCTGGTAAGACGACGGTGTTCAATTTGCTTACCGGTGTTATCAAGCCAACCGCTGGAAGGATATGCTTCAGGGGGGTTGACATCACTGGAAAAAGGCCTGATAAGATAGCCGCTCTCGGAATGTCAAGAACTTTTCAGAATATAAGATTGTTTGGAGCTTTAAGCGTAATAGACAATCTTAAGGTAGCCTACCATATGCATAGAAGATATGGCTTAGTAAGTGCTCTTTTAGGCTTTTCTTCCTTCAAACGGGAGGAGATGGAAATAGAGCAAAGGGCTTTAGAACTGCTTGAGCTCTTCGATATAGAGAGGTACAAAGATAGGCGCGCGGATTCCCTTCCGTATGGCGATCAGAGAAAGGTTGAGATAGTTCGTGCTCTCATGACGGGTCCGGAGCTTCTTCTTCTTGATGAACCTGCGTGTGGTATGAATCCTCAGGAGACGGAGGAGCTGATGGAGCTTATAAAGAGAATAAGAGAGGAATTTTCCCTTACCATTTTTCTCATAGAGCATGACATGAAAGTCGTAATGGGAATATGCGAGCGCATTCAGGTTCTGAACAAAGGGGAGCTTCTGGCTGAGGGTAAACCGGAGGAGATAAGAGAGAACCCCAAGGTTATAGAAGCTTATCTTGGGAGGAGAAA